In Dyadobacter subterraneus, a single genomic region encodes these proteins:
- a CDS encoding DUF2200 domain-containing protein has protein sequence MNTTPEHDARIAKLTFASVYPHYITKVKSKGRTIEELHQVIEWLTGFDDQKLQELIDEKVTFETFFERAELNPNAQLIKGVICGYRIEEIENSLTRQTRYLDKLIDELAKGKKMEKILRQ, from the coding sequence ATGAATACAACGCCTGAACACGACGCACGCATTGCAAAATTAACTTTTGCATCGGTGTATCCGCACTACATTACCAAAGTAAAAAGTAAAGGCAGAACCATTGAGGAGCTGCATCAGGTCATAGAATGGCTGACAGGATTTGATGACCAGAAACTGCAAGAACTCATTGATGAAAAAGTTACTTTTGAAACATTTTTCGAGAGGGCCGAACTGAACCCTAATGCGCAGCTAATCAAAGGAGTCATTTGCGGCTACCGGATAGAAGAAATTGAAAATTCACTGACCAGACAAACAAGGTATCTGGATAAGCTGATTGACGAATTGGCGAAAGGCAAAAAGATGGAAAAGATTTTAAGACAATAA
- a CDS encoding SRPBCC family protein has protein sequence MATSTVKFHRVIKAPVSKVFRAFSSADAMTFWLPPYGFLCTVHEMDFSVGGSYRMSFHNFTTEKSHSFGGRYLEIIPGELLKYSDKFEDPNLPGEMTTTVQLKEVMCGTEINITQEGIPEQIPAEFCYLGWQESLEKLIKLVEPVIND, from the coding sequence ATGGCAACAAGTACAGTAAAATTCCACAGAGTAATAAAAGCACCTGTTAGCAAAGTTTTCAGGGCATTTTCCAGTGCCGATGCGATGACGTTTTGGCTGCCACCGTACGGTTTTTTGTGCACGGTACACGAAATGGATTTCAGCGTTGGAGGAAGTTACAGAATGTCTTTTCACAATTTTACAACAGAAAAAAGCCATTCTTTCGGTGGTCGTTATTTGGAAATAATTCCAGGCGAATTACTGAAATATTCCGACAAATTCGAAGACCCCAACCTTCCGGGGGAAATGACCACCACTGTTCAACTCAAAGAAGTAATGTGCGGTACGGAAATCAATATAACACAGGAAGGAATTCCAGAGCAGATTCCCGCAGAATTTTGTTACTTAGGTTGGCAGGAATCTCTGGAAAAGCTGATAAAACTTGTGGAACCTGTAATTAATGACTAG
- a CDS encoding DUF1801 domain-containing protein encodes MGKIKTASTSVDVKDFINEYADSEQKKADSFRLIELMQQWSGFEPKMWGPTIIGFGSYHYKYATGHEGDAPILGFSPRKAAFSLYVFSATEKSKNLLTDLGKFKMGKACIYVKKLSDINESALQQMCTESINYINEHYACACRMN; translated from the coding sequence ATGGGAAAGATCAAGACCGCCAGCACATCAGTAGATGTAAAAGATTTTATAAATGAATATGCTGACAGCGAACAAAAGAAAGCCGACAGTTTTCGCTTGATAGAATTAATGCAGCAATGGTCTGGCTTTGAACCCAAAATGTGGGGACCTACAATTATCGGGTTCGGCAGCTATCATTATAAATATGCAACCGGACATGAAGGTGACGCACCGATTCTTGGATTTTCACCAAGAAAAGCAGCGTTTTCACTTTACGTTTTTTCTGCAACAGAAAAAAGCAAAAATTTGCTAACCGACCTGGGCAAATTCAAAATGGGCAAAGCCTGCATCTACGTGAAAAAACTCTCTGACATCAATGAGTCTGCATTGCAACAAATGTGCACAGAGTCAATCAATTACATTAATGAGCACTATGCATGTGCTTGCAGAATGAATTGA